In a single window of the Natronorubrum halophilum genome:
- a CDS encoding potassium channel family protein: MDALYLLVGLVVLAAVIVDILWTTLWVDGGSGPLSARLTTWTWRGLRAVGGDHPRALSIAGPLILTLTLAMWIALLWFGWTFIFASGEPALVGPHTGEPADWAGRFYYVAYTMFTNGNGDYSPTTGTWEIASSFTTATGMAFVTLGVSYVLTVLGAVSEKRSFASNVTGLGERSEAFVRAGWNGDEEFRGLDLPLESLSTQLSLLADQHKAYPILHYYHSERGTRASAIAVPILDEALTLFRHGVSADAQPNPALVENARSSVDSYLDTLGTAFIDPADEVPPEPELERLREEEIPTVDDEELADALESLTERRRKLLGVVRADAWYWPPIEE; the protein is encoded by the coding sequence ATGGACGCGCTGTATCTGCTCGTCGGTCTCGTCGTGCTCGCCGCCGTGATCGTCGACATTCTCTGGACGACGCTCTGGGTAGACGGTGGTTCGGGTCCGCTCTCGGCCCGGCTCACGACCTGGACGTGGCGCGGCCTCCGGGCGGTGGGCGGCGATCATCCGCGCGCGTTGAGCATCGCGGGTCCGCTCATCCTCACGCTCACGCTCGCGATGTGGATCGCGCTGCTCTGGTTCGGGTGGACGTTCATCTTCGCCAGTGGCGAGCCTGCCCTCGTCGGCCCCCACACCGGCGAACCGGCCGATTGGGCGGGACGCTTTTACTACGTCGCCTACACGATGTTCACCAACGGAAACGGCGACTACTCCCCCACGACGGGGACCTGGGAGATTGCCAGTTCGTTCACGACGGCGACGGGGATGGCCTTCGTCACGCTCGGCGTCTCCTACGTGCTCACCGTTCTCGGTGCGGTCTCCGAGAAACGCTCGTTCGCCAGCAACGTCACCGGACTGGGCGAACGCAGCGAGGCGTTCGTCCGCGCGGGCTGGAACGGCGACGAGGAGTTTCGCGGCCTCGACCTGCCGCTCGAGTCGCTCTCGACGCAGCTATCGCTGCTCGCGGACCAGCACAAGGCCTACCCGATTTTGCACTACTATCACAGCGAACGGGGAACGCGGGCCTCGGCGATAGCCGTCCCGATCCTCGACGAGGCGCTGACGCTGTTTCGCCACGGCGTCTCCGCGGACGCCCAGCCGAACCCCGCGCTGGTGGAGAACGCCCGCTCGAGCGTAGATAGCTACCTCGACACGCTCGGAACGGCCTTTATCGATCCGGCCGACGAAGTGCCGCCCGAACCGGAACTCGAGCGGCTTCGCGAGGAGGAGATTCCCACCGTTGACGACGAGGAACTCGCCGACGCACTCGAGAGTCTCACGGAACGCCGGCGGAAGCTCCTGGGGGTAGTGCGTGCCGACGCCTGGTACTGGCCGCCGATCGAGGAGTGA